In Lacibacter sp. H375, one DNA window encodes the following:
- a CDS encoding hydrogen peroxide-inducible genes activator, whose product MTLTQLEYIVALDTHRHFAVAAEKCFVTQPTLSMQIQKLEEELGVKIFDRTKQPVIPTEVGTEIITQARVTLRESNMIKQIINDQKDTLSGELRIGIIPTLAPYLLPSLYKAVREKYPQLNLVIKESITEDVIHELKNNRLDCCIVVTPLKDPSIKEYVLFYEELFVYVSAKNVLSDKKYVLASELDPNQLWLLEEGHCFRSQILNLCELRKSSDFNFKYETGNIETLKRMVDKSDGITILPELAVMEFSKSQLKLVKQLKRPSPAREVSLVTHRDHIKTKLINTIKEEILNIVPVQMQKLQNKKIVEINY is encoded by the coding sequence ATGACCTTAACTCAGCTCGAATACATTGTTGCATTAGATACACACCGGCATTTTGCAGTGGCGGCAGAGAAATGTTTTGTTACGCAACCAACGCTTAGTATGCAGATACAAAAGCTGGAAGAAGAACTCGGGGTTAAGATATTCGACCGTACAAAGCAACCGGTTATACCTACTGAAGTGGGCACTGAAATTATTACGCAGGCACGTGTTACCCTGCGTGAATCGAATATGATCAAACAAATCATTAACGATCAGAAAGACACACTCTCCGGTGAACTGCGGATTGGTATTATTCCAACGCTTGCTCCTTACCTGTTGCCTTCGCTTTACAAAGCTGTAAGAGAGAAGTATCCGCAGTTGAATTTGGTGATTAAGGAATCGATTACAGAAGATGTGATTCATGAATTGAAGAACAACCGTCTCGATTGTTGCATTGTGGTTACTCCATTAAAAGACCCATCGATAAAAGAATATGTATTGTTCTATGAAGAACTGTTTGTGTATGTATCAGCCAAAAATGTCTTGAGTGATAAAAAATATGTGTTGGCCAGTGAACTGGATCCTAATCAACTTTGGTTATTGGAAGAAGGACATTGTTTTCGTTCGCAGATATTAAACTTATGCGAACTCCGCAAAAGCAGCGACTTTAATTTCAAATACGAGACAGGAAATATTGAAACGCTCAAACGCATGGTTGATAAAAGTGATGGCATTACCATTTTACCTGAGCTTGCTGTCATGGAGTTTAGTAAATCGCAACTGAAATTGGTGAAGCAATTAAAGCGGCCAAGCCCTGCACGTGAAGTGAGTCTTGTTACACACCGTGATCATATTAAAACTAAGCTCATTAATACAATCAAGGAAGAAATATTGAATATTGTACCCGTGCAAATGCAGAAACTGCAGAATAAAAAAATAGTTGAGATAAATTACTAA